The following are encoded together in the Gloeomargarita sp. SRBZ-1_bins_9 genome:
- a CDS encoding glucokinase, whose protein sequence is MLRPVVLVGDIGGTNTRLELIHLADPPQVLLAQHYRNDDYPDLNRIGQVFLAQASVRPQMACLAVAGPVIDNTLNLTNRGWRLAGDELAQQWDIPQVHLINDLEAVGYGLAYLEPKDWVVLQEGKKVSGAPIGIVAAGTGLGECFLTWDGQRYRVWPSEGGHTDFAPRNDRELGLWRYLQTQFGRVSAERVVSGPGLCNIYRYLAQVYPEQAQADILAAQDPAMITARLDDPLCSQAVDMFIANYGSEAGNWALKLLARGGMYLAGGIAPRLVERFRQGGFLRAFADKGRMGPLLAEIPVYLITSPRVGLLGATAAARLYLEGQLPGRGG, encoded by the coding sequence GTGCTGCGACCGGTTGTATTGGTGGGGGATATTGGTGGTACGAATACGCGCTTGGAGCTGATCCACCTGGCCGACCCCCCCCAAGTCTTGCTGGCCCAACACTATCGCAACGATGACTACCCGGACTTGAATCGGATTGGGCAGGTCTTTTTGGCCCAGGCCTCCGTCCGTCCCCAGATGGCTTGCCTGGCCGTCGCCGGACCTGTGATAGACAACACCCTGAACCTGACCAATCGGGGCTGGCGTCTCGCCGGCGATGAACTGGCCCAGCAGTGGGATATTCCCCAGGTGCATCTGATCAACGACCTGGAGGCAGTGGGCTATGGGTTGGCCTATCTGGAGCCAAAGGATTGGGTGGTGCTGCAGGAGGGCAAAAAGGTTTCAGGTGCACCCATTGGTATCGTGGCCGCGGGTACTGGGTTGGGGGAATGTTTTTTGACCTGGGATGGGCAGCGGTACCGGGTCTGGCCGTCGGAGGGGGGGCATACGGACTTTGCTCCCCGCAATGACCGGGAACTGGGGCTATGGCGCTACCTACAGACCCAATTTGGGCGGGTGTCGGCCGAGCGGGTGGTTTCCGGTCCGGGGTTGTGCAACATCTACCGCTACTTGGCCCAGGTGTACCCGGAGCAGGCCCAAGCCGATATTCTGGCGGCCCAGGACCCGGCCATGATTACGGCGCGCCTAGACGACCCCCTGTGCAGCCAGGCCGTGGATATGTTTATTGCCAACTACGGCAGTGAGGCGGGCAATTGGGCCCTCAAGCTCCTGGCCCGGGGGGGTATGTATCTGGCGGGGGGCATCGCGCCGCGGTTGGTGGAGCGCTTTCGGCAGGGGGGATTTCTGCGGGCCTTTGCCGACAAGGGGCGCATGGGTCCCTTGCTGGCCGAGATTCCCGTGTACCTGATTACCAGCCCACGGGTGGGGTTGCTGGGAGCGACGGCGGCCGCGCGGCTGTATCTGGAGGGCCAACTGCCGGGTCGAGGCGGATAA